In Mycobacterium sp. JS623, one genomic interval encodes:
- a CDS encoding NtaA/DmoA family FMN-dependent monooxygenase (This protein belongs to a clade of FMN-dependent monooxygenases, within a broader family of flavin-dependent oxidoreductases, the luciferase-like monooxygenase (LMM) family, some of whose members use coenzyme F420 rather than FMN.), with the protein MTNMFHLGWFLNFVADEWNGNWGDGGRDFTGDFYVEMAKDLERAKFDYVLIEDKLMVSTAYGGTMEHDLKHGVNPKHDPVPLAVLMAAATTRLGVVPTMSTSFYPPFLLARLCSTIDHIARGRFGWNVVTSGEDRAAQNFGLDKLYEHDERYAMASEYLELVSKLWESWEPDAIERDYMTGTYANYKKVHTIDFEGKYYKSRGPLNTAPSPQFRPTIAQAGASPPGRELAAQHADTIVAPANGVDAMKAYRDDIHARMRANGRDPSHCKLLYLVTPIVADTHEEALAKRERWFNDPLYIEYMLAEISSITEIDFAQFDLDEPVPSDVSTNGERGALESFLARGKGKTLREIVTGSGLSGNVPFIGTPAEVADEMGAVMDEVGGDGYLITSPVMRLNRRYITEITDGLIPELQKRGLVRSEYTTTMLRDHLREF; encoded by the coding sequence ATGACCAACATGTTCCATCTGGGATGGTTCCTGAACTTCGTCGCCGACGAGTGGAACGGAAACTGGGGCGACGGCGGCCGCGACTTCACCGGCGACTTCTACGTCGAAATGGCCAAGGACCTCGAGCGCGCCAAGTTCGACTACGTGCTGATCGAGGACAAGCTCATGGTGTCGACCGCCTACGGCGGCACCATGGAGCACGACCTCAAGCACGGCGTGAATCCGAAACACGATCCGGTTCCGCTCGCGGTGCTGATGGCCGCCGCCACCACCCGGCTCGGGGTCGTCCCGACGATGTCGACCAGTTTCTATCCGCCGTTCCTGCTGGCCCGGCTGTGCAGCACCATCGACCACATCGCCCGCGGCCGGTTCGGATGGAACGTCGTCACCTCGGGAGAGGATCGTGCCGCGCAGAACTTCGGGCTCGACAAGCTCTACGAACACGACGAACGCTATGCAATGGCAAGCGAATACCTGGAATTGGTGAGCAAGCTGTGGGAGTCGTGGGAGCCCGACGCCATCGAGCGCGACTACATGACCGGGACGTACGCCAACTACAAGAAGGTCCATACGATCGACTTCGAGGGCAAGTACTACAAGTCCCGCGGGCCGCTGAACACCGCACCGTCACCCCAGTTCCGCCCGACCATCGCCCAGGCGGGCGCGTCACCGCCGGGACGCGAGCTGGCCGCGCAGCACGCCGACACGATCGTTGCGCCCGCCAACGGCGTGGACGCGATGAAGGCCTATCGCGACGACATCCACGCGAGGATGAGGGCCAACGGCCGCGATCCGTCACACTGCAAGCTGCTCTACCTCGTCACCCCGATCGTCGCCGACACCCACGAGGAGGCGCTGGCCAAGCGGGAGCGGTGGTTCAACGACCCGCTGTACATCGAGTACATGCTGGCCGAGATCTCGTCGATCACCGAGATCGACTTCGCGCAGTTCGATCTCGATGAGCCGGTGCCGTCCGACGTGTCGACCAATGGCGAGCGCGGCGCGCTCGAGAGCTTCCTGGCCCGCGGCAAGGGCAAGACACTGCGCGAAATCGTCACCGGCAGTGGCCTTTCCGGCAACGTCCCGTTCATCGGCACGCCCGCAGAGGTCGCCGACGAGATGGGGGCGGTGATGGACGAGGTCGGAGGTGACGGCTACCTGATCACCAGCCCGGTGATGCGGCTGAACCGCCGCTACATCACCGAGATCACCGATGGCCTGATTCCGGAACTACAGAAACGCGGCCTCGTCCGCTCCGAGTACACCACCACCATGCTTCGTGACCACCTTCGTGAGTTCTGA
- a CDS encoding NtaA/DmoA family FMN-dependent monooxygenase (This protein belongs to a clade of FMN-dependent monooxygenases, within a broader family of flavin-dependent oxidoreductases, the luciferase-like monooxygenase (LMM) family, some of whose members use coenzyme F420 rather than FMN.), producing MTDKRLHLGWFMNFTANEWNSPFGNDGNPWNGKFYIEMAQAMEKACFDYIMIEDTLMVSEAYGGNSEAYLKYATMAPKHDPAPLAAIMAAATSKMGVVATMSTTFYPPFLLARLASTLDSIAEGRFGWNIVTSGEDGSAQNFGMDKLTEHDLRYDIADEYVDLVCQLWNSWEPDAVIRDRQTNTYADFKKVHAIHFAGKYFRSRGPLNTVRSPQGQPTFVQAGGSPKGRQFAAKYADSIIAVANGVEGMKSYRDDVRARAAAQGRNPDDIKVLFVVSPTLGTTEEEALARKKAASEDPAFFEQSLASISSVTDIDFSVYDLDEPLPQLETNGERGSLDKFAQWGSGKTLRQLVLDAGGTSDSIELVGTPDQVATKMGEAMEAVGGDGFLISTNRVSKAYITEICEGLIPALQRQGLARTQYTHAHLRDTLREF from the coding sequence ATGACCGACAAGCGATTGCACCTCGGCTGGTTCATGAACTTCACGGCGAACGAGTGGAACTCACCGTTCGGCAACGACGGAAACCCGTGGAACGGGAAGTTCTACATCGAGATGGCCCAGGCGATGGAGAAGGCCTGCTTCGACTACATCATGATCGAGGACACGCTGATGGTGTCCGAGGCCTACGGCGGCAACTCCGAGGCGTACCTGAAGTACGCGACGATGGCGCCCAAGCACGACCCGGCACCGCTCGCCGCGATCATGGCGGCTGCCACATCGAAGATGGGCGTCGTCGCAACCATGTCGACGACCTTCTACCCGCCGTTCCTGCTGGCCCGGCTTGCCTCGACGCTCGACAGCATCGCCGAGGGACGCTTCGGCTGGAACATCGTCACCTCCGGTGAGGACGGATCGGCGCAGAACTTCGGCATGGACAAGCTCACCGAACACGACCTGCGCTACGACATCGCCGACGAGTACGTCGACCTGGTGTGCCAGCTGTGGAATTCGTGGGAGCCCGACGCGGTGATCCGCGACCGGCAGACCAACACCTACGCCGACTTCAAGAAGGTGCACGCAATTCACTTCGCGGGCAAGTACTTCAGGTCCCGCGGCCCGCTGAACACAGTGCGTTCCCCGCAGGGCCAACCCACCTTCGTACAGGCAGGCGGATCCCCGAAGGGACGCCAGTTCGCGGCGAAGTACGCAGACTCGATCATCGCCGTCGCCAACGGGGTGGAGGGCATGAAGTCCTACCGCGACGACGTGCGGGCAAGGGCCGCCGCGCAGGGCCGCAATCCCGACGACATCAAGGTGCTGTTCGTCGTCAGCCCCACGCTGGGCACGACCGAGGAGGAGGCGCTGGCCCGCAAGAAGGCCGCGTCGGAGGATCCGGCGTTCTTCGAGCAGTCGTTGGCCAGCATCTCGTCGGTCACCGACATCGACTTCTCGGTCTACGACCTCGACGAGCCGCTTCCGCAGCTGGAGACCAACGGCGAGCGCGGCTCCCTCGACAAGTTCGCGCAATGGGGCAGCGGTAAAACGCTGCGCCAGTTGGTCCTTGATGCAGGCGGAACCTCGGACTCCATCGAGTTGGTCGGCACCCCCGACCAGGTTGCCACCAAGATGGGCGAGGCGATGGAGGCCGTCGGCGGCGACGGCTTCCTCATCAGTACCAACCGGGTGAGCAAGGCCTACATCACCGAGATCTGCGAAGGACTGATCCCCGCGCTGCAGCGCCAGGGACTGGCCCGGACTCAGTACACACACGCGCACCTGCGAGACACTCTGCGCGAGTTCTGA
- the ribB gene encoding 3,4-dihydroxy-2-butanone-4-phosphate synthase gives MGVIGIRRRAARAGDPVGAAVGALRAGRMVIVVDAENPHDDGDLMLAASHATPERVAFMVRHTGGILCVPMPAADLDRLHLPPMVAVSEDSRGIGYAVSVNARTGITTGISAADRARTISLLADPSTQPRDLSRPGHVFPLRAVDGGVLRRAGHTEAAVDMTQMAGLPPVAVMGEVVDDDGTVARGARLRAFAAKHGLPIVTMSELISYRHRTERLVDCKASSRLPTEHGEFQAYGFRSMLDGREHIALAMGDITGQAISPPLVRVHVECLTGNVFESAGCDCHGELQRAMQMIAAEGRGVVVYLRGRERRHAHHLEDAGADARDYGLGAQILADLGVRRMRLLTNHPVKRIGLEAFGLEVAETVGLPFTASSRLASTS, from the coding sequence ATGGGTGTCATCGGGATCCGCAGGCGCGCAGCCCGCGCAGGCGATCCTGTCGGAGCGGCAGTCGGCGCGTTGCGCGCAGGCCGGATGGTCATCGTCGTCGACGCCGAAAATCCGCATGACGACGGCGATCTCATGCTCGCCGCCTCGCACGCAACGCCCGAGCGGGTGGCGTTCATGGTGCGCCACACGGGCGGCATCCTGTGCGTGCCCATGCCGGCGGCCGACCTCGACCGACTGCACCTGCCGCCGATGGTCGCGGTCAGCGAGGACTCACGCGGCATCGGATACGCGGTGTCGGTGAACGCCCGCACGGGAATCACCACAGGCATCTCTGCCGCTGACCGGGCACGCACGATCTCACTGCTCGCCGACCCCAGCACTCAACCGCGCGACTTGAGTAGACCCGGTCACGTGTTTCCGCTGCGGGCCGTGGACGGCGGCGTGCTGCGCCGGGCGGGTCACACCGAGGCGGCCGTCGACATGACACAAATGGCGGGACTGCCGCCCGTCGCGGTGATGGGCGAAGTCGTCGATGACGACGGCACGGTGGCGCGCGGCGCACGATTACGCGCCTTCGCCGCCAAACACGGGCTTCCTATCGTGACGATGTCCGAGTTGATCTCCTACCGGCATCGCACCGAACGGCTCGTTGATTGCAAGGCAAGCAGCAGGCTGCCGACTGAGCACGGTGAATTTCAGGCCTACGGCTTCCGGTCCATGCTGGACGGTCGCGAACACATCGCCTTGGCGATGGGAGACATTACCGGACAAGCTATTTCGCCGCCGCTGGTGCGGGTGCACGTGGAGTGTCTGACGGGCAATGTCTTCGAGTCCGCAGGCTGTGACTGCCATGGCGAGCTGCAGCGCGCAATGCAGATGATCGCCGCCGAGGGTCGCGGCGTCGTGGTCTATCTTCGCGGTCGCGAGCGCAGGCACGCACATCACCTCGAGGATGCCGGCGCAGACGCGCGCGACTACGGTCTTGGCGCACAGATCCTCGCCGACCTCGGGGTGCGGCGCATGCGGCTACTGACGAATCACCCGGTCAAACGCATCGGGCTGGAGGCGTTCGGCCTCGAGGTCGCCGAGACGGTGGGCCTGCCGTTCACCGCATCTTCGCGCCTCGCATCGACATCCTGA
- a CDS encoding MFS transporter: MTRARCGPIPRSRWFLPLMAASGVAMSLTAPLEVLFVREFWHNSIYIGVFMLSAALGVIVIDVFGTRFVPRLDARAALIIGLCLFGAACIGMGLASGGVLLMTSRVMQGFGGGVVLGAGLQAAVRVDPATGDIARSLGRFNAAFLFGGAVGSPGGLLVAGLIAGRAGYQIAFVVTGGLAVVVAAALAAALPSLAAPPESPPPRISLPKFDGTPGGGAALILAMSGDFLRGGVLFTALPLAGAAREYSTNTITAAIALMSGVEIAVLAVAYRIIRHIGVVAVLITSFALGMVCATLLALIPGATTYLVASALFGVSLAGATASLPVMVVAQVGESSAGLAKFRISAGIGLLAGSVGCAVLEAQIGIAALFALIAIVLLGSARLAHVVGRRLPAT; the protein is encoded by the coding sequence ATGACGCGGGCACGGTGCGGGCCGATCCCGCGGTCGCGATGGTTCCTGCCCTTGATGGCCGCGAGCGGGGTCGCCATGAGCCTCACCGCGCCGCTGGAAGTCCTTTTCGTGCGCGAATTCTGGCACAACAGCATCTATATCGGCGTCTTCATGCTGAGCGCGGCGTTGGGCGTGATCGTGATCGACGTATTCGGCACCAGATTCGTTCCGCGGCTTGACGCCAGGGCAGCACTGATCATCGGACTGTGCCTGTTCGGAGCGGCGTGCATCGGCATGGGCCTGGCGTCCGGCGGCGTCCTTCTGATGACGTCGCGAGTCATGCAGGGCTTTGGTGGCGGCGTGGTGCTCGGCGCCGGACTGCAAGCCGCGGTGCGCGTCGATCCTGCCACCGGCGACATCGCCAGGTCGCTGGGCCGCTTCAACGCGGCCTTCCTGTTCGGCGGCGCTGTCGGTTCACCGGGTGGCCTGCTGGTTGCGGGTCTCATCGCGGGACGGGCCGGCTACCAGATCGCGTTCGTCGTCACCGGCGGGCTGGCCGTGGTCGTCGCTGCCGCGCTGGCCGCCGCCCTCCCCAGCCTCGCCGCGCCGCCCGAGTCACCGCCGCCGCGAATCAGCCTGCCGAAGTTTGACGGGACACCAGGCGGCGGCGCCGCGCTCATACTGGCGATGAGCGGCGACTTCTTACGTGGCGGCGTGTTGTTCACCGCGCTCCCGCTCGCAGGGGCCGCGCGCGAGTACTCAACGAACACCATCACGGCGGCCATCGCGCTGATGTCCGGTGTCGAGATCGCGGTTCTTGCAGTGGCTTATCGCATCATCCGGCACATCGGGGTCGTCGCTGTGCTCATCACGTCATTCGCTTTGGGCATGGTGTGCGCGACGCTGCTTGCCCTGATTCCCGGCGCGACAACCTATCTGGTGGCATCGGCACTGTTCGGTGTCAGCCTGGCCGGAGCGACCGCGAGTCTGCCCGTGATGGTCGTGGCCCAGGTCGGTGAGTCCTCGGCGGGTCTCGCGAAGTTCCGGATTTCAGCTGGCATCGGTTTGCTCGCGGGCTCGGTTGGCTGCGCGGTACTCGAGGCTCAGATCGGAATCGCGGCGCTGTTCGCCCTCATTGCGATCGTTCTGTTGGGCAGCGCACGGCTGGCGCACGTCGTCGGGCGACGGCTGCCCGCAACGTAA
- a CDS encoding GntR family transcriptional regulator yields MLYQRRRQSPDRLNNSARRTYDLLRSTLVSTGRQMPLVERDLTDALSASRNTVRAVLQQLAREGLVTREPKNGTRATGSLLLRIDQLSPVAQFTTEPSSTVEARTLERRQLGCPPMVRDRLRLPVGWTVLMIESLVVENGLPLGLSVNYIALGEDQSPDFDVDEADVILILERQLGVRIGGSQTTIGAVAADEQTAELIGVDIGAPLVWLEDVIEDDNAQPRALAQLRLRGDRVAFSANAYRSA; encoded by the coding sequence GTGCTCTACCAACGTCGGCGGCAAAGCCCGGACCGGCTGAACAACTCGGCGCGGCGCACCTATGACCTGCTGCGCTCGACGCTGGTCAGCACGGGCAGGCAGATGCCCCTCGTGGAGCGAGACCTCACCGACGCGCTGTCGGCGAGCCGCAACACAGTGCGGGCCGTGCTCCAGCAGCTCGCCCGCGAGGGACTCGTCACCCGTGAGCCTAAGAACGGCACCAGGGCCACCGGTTCGCTGCTCCTGCGCATCGACCAACTCAGCCCGGTCGCCCAATTCACGACCGAACCGTCCAGCACCGTCGAGGCGCGCACTCTGGAACGTCGGCAGCTCGGCTGCCCGCCGATGGTGCGCGACAGGCTACGTCTGCCCGTCGGCTGGACGGTGCTGATGATCGAAAGCCTCGTGGTGGAAAACGGTCTGCCGCTGGGGCTGTCGGTCAACTACATCGCCCTCGGCGAGGACCAGTCGCCGGACTTCGACGTCGACGAGGCCGACGTGATCCTGATCCTCGAGCGCCAACTCGGGGTTCGCATCGGCGGCAGCCAAACCACGATCGGCGCGGTCGCCGCTGACGAGCAGACCGCCGAGCTCATCGGTGTCGACATCGGCGCTCCACTCGTCTGGCTCGAGGACGTCATCGAGGATGACAACGCCCAGCCGCGCGCGCTCGCCCAGCTGCGGCTGCGGGGTGATCGAGTCGCCTTCTCCGCCAACGCTTATCGCTCCGCGTGA
- a CDS encoding ABC transporter permease, whose amino-acid sequence MLTVLPRRLLGAIPVLLVLILAVFTLQKVAPVDPVAALVGAKASPQVYEAARHKLGLDSPLPVQFWQYLTHAVRGDLGESSVTRTPVLSDLAQFLPVTLELLCVALIFTVLIGFVMGLATAQGWRGSGALRVMMVSGASVPVFLACLLGMLVFYRWLNILPVTDQTSYVDAPAGPTHFLLVDSLLAGRPEVFLDDLYHLVLPAFCLALTPAAAVGRVLRSSLEATQRADHTRTARAKGLGEKQILIIHSLRNSVGPVFALIGLQLALMVGNCILVELIFARPGIGLYISRAIDKADFNAIAGVTLAVGLLYVLTNIAVDLMQSIADPRVAL is encoded by the coding sequence ATGCTGACCGTCCTACCCCGCCGCCTGCTCGGCGCGATCCCCGTTCTGCTCGTGCTCATCCTCGCAGTGTTCACGCTGCAGAAGGTGGCGCCGGTGGACCCGGTCGCCGCGCTGGTCGGCGCCAAGGCCTCACCGCAGGTGTACGAGGCAGCACGGCACAAGTTGGGCCTGGATTCCCCACTGCCGGTGCAGTTTTGGCAGTATCTGACGCACGCGGTCAGGGGCGATCTCGGCGAGTCGAGCGTCACCCGCACCCCCGTGCTGTCCGACCTCGCGCAATTCTTACCGGTGACACTCGAGTTGCTCTGCGTTGCGCTCATCTTCACGGTGCTCATCGGCTTCGTCATGGGCTTGGCCACGGCACAGGGCTGGCGCGGGTCCGGAGCGCTGCGGGTGATGATGGTGTCCGGAGCGTCGGTGCCGGTGTTTCTGGCCTGCCTGCTCGGCATGCTGGTGTTCTACCGCTGGCTCAACATTCTGCCGGTCACCGATCAAACGTCCTACGTCGACGCCCCGGCCGGTCCGACGCACTTCCTGCTCGTCGACAGCCTGCTGGCCGGGCGACCCGAAGTGTTCCTCGACGACCTGTATCACCTTGTGCTGCCTGCGTTTTGCCTGGCGTTGACACCCGCCGCTGCCGTCGGGCGGGTGTTGCGCAGCAGCCTGGAAGCGACGCAGCGTGCCGACCACACCCGAACGGCGCGAGCAAAAGGGCTGGGGGAGAAGCAGATCCTGATCATCCATTCGCTGCGCAACTCCGTCGGGCCGGTGTTCGCATTGATCGGTCTGCAGCTCGCGCTGATGGTCGGCAACTGCATTCTCGTCGAGTTGATATTCGCCCGACCGGGTATCGGCCTGTACATCTCCCGCGCCATCGACAAGGCCGATTTCAACGCGATCGCCGGGGTGACCCTGGCCGTTGGACTGCTCTATGTGCTGACCAACATCGCCGTCGACCTCATGCAGTCGATCGCGGATCCGCGGGTGGCACTCTGA
- a CDS encoding ABC transporter permease, protein MAVAEYYVPAPLVRYRSRVGFSVRQYFHGTSLPSYVAFGALAAVMLIAIFARQIAPYDPLAAVGQPMTAPNAANLLGTDTVGRDVLSRVLAGMQSSWFGALAVCAFGVVFGGLVGLVAGACGGWFDAVLMRVTDAFLSLPGPILALAVVAAIGRSYTHTLIGVAIVWWPLYTRIVRSEVRRLKASPHLEAAKVGGVGWWRLMYRHLLPGAIPVTIVTASLDIAALVLMVAGLSFLGLGAPQPAPELGSMSAQGVTYIFSAWWIPIVPAFAVAVIAIVANFAGDAIRDRIRDR, encoded by the coding sequence ATGGCGGTCGCGGAATACTACGTACCGGCACCACTTGTGCGGTACCGAAGCCGTGTCGGGTTCTCGGTCCGGCAATACTTCCATGGCACATCGTTGCCCAGCTACGTCGCATTCGGCGCGTTGGCCGCGGTGATGCTGATCGCTATCTTCGCAAGGCAGATCGCGCCGTACGACCCGCTGGCAGCGGTCGGGCAGCCGATGACGGCCCCGAACGCCGCGAACCTGCTCGGCACCGACACCGTCGGGCGTGATGTGCTCAGCCGGGTCCTGGCCGGCATGCAGAGCAGCTGGTTCGGTGCTCTTGCGGTGTGCGCGTTCGGCGTGGTGTTCGGTGGTCTTGTCGGGCTGGTCGCAGGAGCGTGCGGCGGTTGGTTCGACGCCGTGCTGATGCGCGTGACCGATGCGTTCCTCTCGCTTCCGGGACCGATCCTTGCACTGGCGGTGGTGGCCGCGATCGGGCGGTCCTACACCCATACGCTGATCGGCGTCGCGATCGTCTGGTGGCCGCTGTACACGCGGATCGTGCGCTCGGAGGTCCGAAGGCTGAAAGCCTCGCCGCACCTGGAAGCGGCCAAAGTGGGCGGCGTCGGTTGGTGGCGGCTGATGTATCGCCATCTGCTGCCCGGTGCGATACCCGTCACGATCGTGACAGCGAGCCTCGACATCGCGGCTCTGGTTCTGATGGTGGCAGGCCTGTCGTTTTTGGGTCTCGGTGCGCCCCAACCTGCGCCCGAACTCGGCTCGATGAGCGCACAGGGCGTCACCTACATCTTCAGCGCCTGGTGGATTCCGATCGTGCCTGCTTTCGCCGTTGCGGTCATCGCGATCGTCGCGAACTTCGCGGGCGATGCGATCCGTGACCGGATCCGCGACCGCTGA
- a CDS encoding NtaA/DmoA family FMN-dependent monooxygenase (This protein belongs to a clade of FMN-dependent monooxygenases, within a broader family of flavin-dependent oxidoreductases, the luciferase-like monooxygenase (LMM) family, some of whose members use coenzyme F420 rather than FMN.), which yields MTKKFHLGWFMNFIPPEWDTPWASPDVANWPNGKFYVDMAKSMERACFDYIMIEDTVMVADSYGGTMEGSLKNSVFAPKHDPIPLAVLIAANTSKLGVVATMSTSFYPPYLLARLASTVDSIAEGRFGWNIVSSAEDRAAQNFGLDALPEHDERYNVADEYYDLVCELWDSWDEDAVVMDRETHTYADFKKVRTIDFVGKYFKSRGPLNTVPSPQHKPTILQAGASPRGRAFAARAADAIVAVGTGTEGMKAYRDDIRARAEAAGRNPDDVKLMFCVSPVVAASEDEARAQIDRLTALDSYIEKQLAGISSNTEIDFKQFDWDKPLPDGLTTNGERGSLEHFMRGDGSPGPKTLRQLAIDWATTGVEFIGTPGQVARKMGETMEEIGGDGFLIMKPGWDLNRNYISSITDGLVPELQRLGLTRTEYTQSTLRQTLREF from the coding sequence ATGACGAAAAAGTTCCACCTGGGTTGGTTCATGAATTTCATCCCCCCGGAATGGGATACGCCATGGGCATCGCCGGATGTGGCGAACTGGCCCAACGGCAAGTTCTACGTCGACATGGCCAAGAGCATGGAACGAGCCTGCTTCGACTACATCATGATCGAGGACACCGTGATGGTGGCCGACTCCTATGGCGGCACAATGGAGGGCTCGCTGAAGAATTCGGTGTTCGCACCGAAGCACGATCCGATCCCGTTGGCGGTGTTGATCGCGGCGAACACCTCGAAACTCGGTGTGGTGGCGACGATGTCGACGTCGTTCTATCCGCCATACCTGTTGGCGCGGCTGGCCTCGACGGTGGACTCGATCGCCGAGGGCCGCTTCGGCTGGAACATCGTGTCCTCGGCCGAGGACCGGGCCGCCCAGAACTTCGGCCTCGACGCGCTGCCCGAGCACGACGAGCGCTACAACGTCGCCGACGAGTACTACGACCTGGTATGCGAACTGTGGGATTCGTGGGATGAGGACGCCGTCGTGATGGACCGTGAGACCCACACGTATGCCGACTTCAAGAAGGTTCGCACCATCGACTTCGTCGGCAAGTACTTCAAGTCGCGGGGACCGCTCAACACGGTGCCGTCGCCGCAACACAAGCCGACCATCCTTCAGGCGGGGGCATCCCCGCGTGGGCGGGCCTTTGCAGCCCGCGCCGCCGATGCGATCGTCGCCGTCGGCACCGGCACGGAAGGCATGAAGGCGTATCGCGACGACATCAGGGCCCGCGCCGAGGCGGCGGGCCGCAACCCCGACGACGTGAAGCTCATGTTCTGTGTGTCACCGGTGGTCGCCGCCAGCGAGGATGAGGCGAGAGCACAGATCGACCGTCTCACCGCACTCGACAGCTACATTGAAAAGCAGCTGGCCGGAATCTCGTCCAACACCGAGATCGACTTCAAGCAGTTCGATTGGGACAAGCCACTTCCCGACGGCCTGACCACGAACGGGGAGCGCGGCTCGCTCGAGCACTTCATGCGTGGCGACGGCAGCCCTGGACCAAAGACGCTGCGGCAGTTGGCGATTGACTGGGCTACCACCGGCGTCGAGTTCATCGGAACGCCAGGGCAGGTAGCCCGCAAGATGGGCGAGACGATGGAAGAGATCGGCGGTGACGGCTTCCTGATCATGAAGCCGGGCTGGGACTTGAACCGCAACTACATTTCGTCGATCACCGACGGGCTGGTGCCCGAATTGCAGCGACTTGGACTGACCCGCACCGAATACACGCAGTCGACCTTGCGGCAGACGCTGCGCGAGTTCTAA